The following coding sequences are from one Saprospiraceae bacterium window:
- a CDS encoding T9SS type A sorting domain-containing protein yields the protein MQKLAICFLLIGFSWGLQAQIQLKPFIGLNKLPAFTDSICPIQNYLGNFEESGYQLLDTVHDFALLNNLGGYFRLSEILQKGKPVLLISSSYTCPVFRGKISEINTLQAMFKDQIEIAIVYTVEAHPETDISPYFGRVNTGQQNINGGILYRQPKTYGERIRVIEDLLLEYKIDVPILVDGPCNEWWYHYGPAPNNATLIDVDGRVKIKHAWFDRDPDDMICDLQKFLNPSAVCDSIQQGISTFTFEIKTDTVVNAQVNGVAYVSGTLTNTGNSKAKIEIKRLLNDLPANWSSSICLDVCYPANVDSTQISLEPGQQMEFIVDIFTGPDPGTGRLRMGMRNVDDQQNKSSWRITVISESVTAIEEESDPLAVVFPIPAENFVRIRSRHYDEYQLLNDRGQIVRKSWFQEIATIDRKDLNSGLYLLKLSNSSGQFILKKFIFI from the coding sequence ATGCAAAAACTGGCCATTTGTTTTTTATTGATTGGATTCAGCTGGGGCCTTCAAGCTCAAATCCAGCTCAAGCCGTTTATAGGATTAAATAAATTACCTGCCTTTACAGATAGTATTTGCCCGATTCAGAATTATCTCGGCAATTTTGAAGAAAGTGGGTATCAGTTGCTGGATACCGTGCATGATTTTGCTTTATTAAATAATCTTGGAGGATATTTCAGATTGTCTGAAATTCTTCAAAAGGGGAAGCCGGTGTTGCTGATCTCTTCAAGTTATACTTGTCCGGTCTTCAGGGGTAAAATTTCTGAAATCAATACCCTTCAAGCCATGTTTAAAGATCAAATTGAAATAGCCATCGTGTACACAGTTGAAGCGCACCCCGAAACAGACATCAGCCCTTATTTTGGTCGAGTAAACACAGGTCAACAAAATATTAATGGCGGAATATTATATCGCCAGCCTAAAACATACGGTGAGCGCATTCGGGTTATTGAAGATTTATTGCTGGAATATAAAATTGATGTCCCCATTTTAGTGGATGGCCCATGTAATGAATGGTGGTATCATTATGGTCCGGCCCCAAATAATGCTACACTTATTGATGTCGATGGACGCGTAAAAATTAAGCATGCGTGGTTTGATAGAGATCCCGATGATATGATTTGCGATCTTCAGAAATTTTTAAATCCTTCAGCTGTCTGTGATAGCATTCAACAGGGTATTTCCACTTTTACTTTCGAAATTAAAACAGATACAGTTGTTAATGCTCAGGTAAATGGCGTTGCTTACGTTTCAGGGACCCTAACTAACACAGGAAACTCCAAAGCTAAAATTGAAATTAAGCGATTGCTCAATGATTTGCCGGCCAATTGGTCATCGAGTATTTGTCTGGATGTATGTTACCCTGCAAATGTAGACAGCACTCAAATTAGTTTAGAACCCGGCCAACAAATGGAATTCATTGTTGATATTTTTACCGGCCCGGATCCAGGTACCGGTAGATTGAGAATGGGTATGCGGAATGTAGATGATCAACAAAACAAAAGCAGTTGGCGAATAACAGTTATTTCAGAATCTGTGACCGCAATTGAAGAAGAATCCGATCCTTTAGCTGTTGTTTTTCCCATTCCGGCAGAGAATTTTGTCAGAATTCGATCCCGGCACTATGATGAATATCAATTACTGAACGACAGAGGGCAGATTGTGCGTAAATCATGGTTTCAAGAAATTGCAACCATAGATCGCAAGGATTTGAATAGTGGTTTGTATCTTTTGAAATTGAGTAATTCGAGCGGACAATTTATATTAAAGAAGTTTATTTTTATTTGA
- a CDS encoding FAD-dependent oxidoreductase, translated as MPPAIWHSLKLLESFRDSDNTRRFIFQTESPEPINYVPGQFLTCDLPIGEKRLQRWRSYSIANRCDETQQIEFCISYKKDGPASEFFFHKIQKGDIIKAKGPEGTFVLPQMSGMQLVMICTGTGLAPYRAMLQEILQSGHSFSSIHLIFGCRKSDDILFRHEWSQWASGIPNFFATICLSRENEFSPKDFKGIRFMNSYVHAAYLESLASNTLDRDKALFMLCGWQEMIDEAIAKLYLEQKIPREQIRFELFG; from the coding sequence ATGCCACCAGCGATTTGGCATTCTTTAAAACTTCTTGAAAGCTTCAGAGACTCGGACAACACCAGACGGTTTATTTTCCAAACTGAAAGTCCTGAACCTATTAATTATGTTCCCGGACAATTCTTAACCTGCGATTTGCCCATTGGTGAAAAGAGATTACAGCGCTGGAGGAGCTACAGTATCGCGAATCGCTGCGACGAAACGCAACAAATTGAATTCTGCATTTCTTACAAAAAAGACGGTCCGGCCTCTGAATTTTTCTTTCATAAAATTCAGAAAGGAGATATCATAAAAGCCAAAGGTCCGGAAGGAACTTTCGTCCTTCCCCAAATGTCAGGTATGCAATTGGTGATGATTTGTACTGGAACCGGGCTCGCACCCTATCGGGCCATGTTACAGGAGATCCTTCAATCGGGTCATTCCTTTAGTTCTATTCATTTAATTTTTGGATGCAGGAAATCTGATGACATTCTCTTTCGCCATGAATGGTCACAATGGGCTAGCGGTATTCCCAACTTTTTTGCTACGATTTGCCTTTCTCGCGAAAACGAATTCAGTCCAAAAGATTTTAAGGGTATTCGTTTTATGAATTCCTATGTTCATGCAGCTTATTTGGAGTCTTTAGCCAGTAATACCCTTGATCGCGATAAAGCCCTTTTCATGCTTTGCGGATGGCAGGAAATGATCGACGAAGCCATTGCCAAATTGTATCTCGAACAAAAAATTCCAAGAGAACAGATTCGATTTGAATTATTTGGATAG
- a CDS encoding DUF1211 domain-containing protein, with product MTKTRLEAFSDGVLAIIITIMVLEMKVPHGSSWSDLMALWPIFISYAISFAYIGIYWGNHHHLLHSMNKITSGIMLANLNLLFWLSLIPFATAWMGENHFAENTVALYCLMLLMCAFAYYILQTLVVKHHLHPDEFTKAHKMQNQKGQISLLAYTLALLASYFYPLISGILVFAVAILWLIPDKNIEKVYK from the coding sequence ATGACGAAAACGCGATTAGAAGCTTTCAGTGATGGCGTACTTGCCATCATCATCACCATTATGGTTTTAGAAATGAAAGTACCACATGGATCTTCCTGGAGCGACCTGATGGCTCTGTGGCCGATTTTTATTTCTTATGCCATCAGCTTCGCATACATAGGAATTTACTGGGGCAACCATCATCACCTCCTGCACAGCATGAATAAAATTACTTCAGGAATCATGCTGGCGAATTTGAATTTATTGTTTTGGCTTTCATTGATTCCATTTGCAACCGCATGGATGGGAGAAAATCATTTTGCAGAAAATACCGTGGCTTTATATTGCCTCATGTTGCTAATGTGTGCATTTGCATATTATATTTTACAAACGCTTGTAGTCAAACACCATTTGCATCCGGACGAATTTACAAAAGCCCATAAGATGCAAAATCAAAAAGGTCAAATATCTCTCTTGGCCTATACCCTCGCATTACTGGCCTCCTATTTTTACCCACTCATTTCAGGTATACTCGTATTTGCAGTTGCGATACTTTGGCTGATACCGGATAAGAATATTGAGAAGGTGTATAAGTAG
- a CDS encoding UDP-3-O-(3-hydroxymyristoyl)glucosamine N-acyltransferase: MNTFKYPDIEDCLIYDHHILGNPANIAFTNVKNIDSGDCDSLIWLGAAKAKDPESIKTLTSNLIIAHTSLEALLQPRSQQTIILTDAPKETFICILNKLFVPKVLAGVHPTAIINEEAQIGSDVSIGAYCVIGKCTIGDGCMIHSHCVIHDQSIIGKRVLIKSHTTIGSDGFGYSKALDGNYIKFPHLGGVILEDDVEIGSNTCIDRGTLGNTIIGANSKIDNLVHVAHNVKLGKNCLVIANVLIGGSTELGDHCWIAPSATLRDGLKIVSGVTIGMGALVTKDLDVPGIYMGSPAKIKT; this comes from the coding sequence ATGAATACATTCAAATACCCGGATATTGAAGACTGCCTCATTTATGATCATCATATTTTAGGCAATCCTGCTAACATTGCTTTTACAAATGTTAAAAATATCGATTCCGGCGATTGCGACAGTTTGATTTGGCTTGGTGCTGCTAAAGCTAAAGATCCTGAATCTATCAAGACCTTAACATCGAATTTAATCATAGCACACACTTCATTGGAAGCGCTATTGCAGCCTCGGAGCCAACAGACGATAATTCTCACGGATGCTCCCAAAGAAACGTTTATTTGTATTTTAAATAAATTATTTGTTCCTAAAGTATTAGCGGGCGTTCATCCTACAGCGATCATTAATGAAGAGGCCCAAATTGGATCAGATGTTTCGATTGGTGCATATTGTGTGATTGGCAAATGTACCATCGGAGACGGTTGTATGATACATAGTCATTGTGTCATTCACGATCAAAGCATTATTGGCAAACGCGTTTTAATCAAAAGCCACACGACCATAGGATCTGATGGATTTGGATATTCGAAAGCATTGGATGGAAATTATATCAAATTTCCGCATTTGGGAGGAGTCATACTGGAAGATGATGTTGAAATCGGCTCCAATACTTGCATAGACAGAGGAACACTTGGGAATACAATAATTGGTGCAAACAGTAAGATTGATAATCTCGTCCATGTGGCCCACAATGTGAAATTGGGTAAAAACTGTCTGGTCATTGCCAATGTTTTAATTGGCGGAAGTACTGAGCTGGGTGATCATTGTTGGATTGCACCTTCAGCAACACTTCGGGATGGACTCAAAATTGTTTCCGGGGTCACGATTGGTATGGGTGCATTAGTTACTAAGGATCTCGATGTACCCGGAATTTACATGGGTAGCCCTGCAAAAATAAAAACCTGA
- a CDS encoding thioredoxin family protein, translating to MKLYLLIFGGLLFFSQLSHSQTNAKPGPYKATHEGWLVNLDEAYALSKKTGKPILANFTGSDWCGWCKRLSAAVFVKDEFKTWAKKNVILLELDFPRSFSIPDNIRTQNANLQQSFGVRGYPTVYLFDIEKDKKTNQYSFNALGKTGYTPTSKEFTDGVNEMLSKRKKS from the coding sequence ATGAAATTATACCTTTTGATCTTTGGCGGACTTTTATTCTTCAGCCAATTAAGCCATTCTCAAACAAATGCAAAACCAGGCCCCTACAAAGCTACACATGAAGGCTGGCTGGTAAATCTTGATGAAGCCTATGCCTTATCAAAAAAGACGGGAAAACCCATATTGGCAAATTTTACAGGATCCGACTGGTGTGGATGGTGTAAAAGATTGTCTGCGGCCGTTTTTGTAAAGGATGAATTTAAAACATGGGCGAAAAAGAATGTCATTTTATTGGAACTTGATTTTCCAAGATCTTTTTCAATTCCCGATAATATCCGGACTCAGAATGCAAACCTCCAACAGTCTTTTGGTGTGAGAGGTTACCCTACTGTGTATCTATTCGATATTGAAAAAGATAAAAAGACCAACCAATACAGTTTTAATGCTTTGGGTAAAACGGGGTATACGCCTACTTCAAAAGAGTTTACGGATGGAGTCAACGAAATGTTGTCTAAACGCAAGAAGTCCTAA